Proteins encoded within one genomic window of Thermococcus sp. MV5:
- the mce gene encoding methylmalonyl-CoA epimerase, protein MIKKVDHIGIAVRNIEEAIKVWEGLGLKVEEIEEVAEQKVRTAIFHAGETRIELLEATSEDSPIAKFIEKRGEGIHHIALGVDNIEEHLKKLKEEGFRLIDEIPRIGVGGAKIAFVHPKSVGGVLLELCEREE, encoded by the coding sequence ATGATAAAAAAGGTTGACCATATTGGGATTGCTGTTAGGAATATCGAAGAGGCAATTAAGGTTTGGGAAGGTCTTGGATTGAAGGTTGAAGAAATTGAAGAGGTTGCAGAGCAAAAAGTTAGGACAGCAATATTCCATGCTGGTGAAACAAGGATTGAACTTTTAGAGGCCACTTCTGAGGATTCCCCGATAGCAAAGTTCATTGAAAAGAGGGGAGAAGGAATCCACCATATTGCATTGGGTGTTGATAACATTGAGGAGCATCTCAAAAAGCTAAAAGAAGAAGGGTTTAGGTTAATTGATGAAATACCTAGGATAGGTGTTGGTGGGGCAAAAATAGCTTTTGTGCATCCAAAAAGCGTCGGTGGAGTTCTCTTAGAACTATGTGAAAGAGAAGAATGA